The following proteins come from a genomic window of Pyxidicoccus sp. MSG2:
- the dbpA gene encoding ATP-dependent RNA helicase DbpA: MDFAALPLAPPLLQVLEELEFKTATPIQAQSIPVLLQGQDLVGQAQTGSGKTAAFTLPILQRVRLGNRRLQALVLCPTRELCAQVAGEIRRLARRLPGLQVLVLAGGQPIRPQVDALEKGAHLAVGTPGRILDLLDREVLDPRTLATVVLDEADRMLDMGFREDMERILSVTPASRQTVLFSATFPPDIEALSRTFQKKPVRVTVEEAAGTAPDIRQLRYDCAVEEKPELLVRILRQYQPGSAIVFCNHKIEVSNVKKALTEAGMSADGLQGDLEQFERDRVMAKFRNGSTRVLIATDVAGRGIDVEALDAVINFDLPQQPEPYVHRIGRTGRAGRAGLAIALITPRDTRRLDDIELTTGVKLERADLEALPSADPRNAVKLEAAWETLCISAGRKDKMRPGDILGALTGEAGGLSASDVGKIEIQDRLSYVAVAKRVAKVAFQRLSEGRIKGRKARIERVK, encoded by the coding sequence ATGGACTTCGCCGCGCTCCCGCTCGCACCGCCCCTGCTCCAGGTCCTGGAGGAGCTGGAGTTCAAGACCGCCACGCCCATCCAGGCGCAGAGCATTCCCGTGCTCCTTCAGGGGCAGGACCTCGTGGGCCAGGCCCAGACGGGAAGCGGGAAGACGGCGGCCTTCACGCTGCCCATCCTCCAGCGGGTGCGCCTGGGAAACCGCCGGCTCCAGGCGCTGGTGCTCTGCCCCACGCGCGAGCTGTGCGCCCAGGTGGCGGGGGAGATTCGCCGCCTGGCCCGCAGGCTGCCGGGACTCCAGGTGCTCGTGCTCGCGGGCGGGCAGCCCATCCGTCCCCAGGTGGACGCGCTGGAGAAGGGGGCCCACCTCGCCGTCGGTACGCCGGGCCGCATCCTGGACCTGCTGGACCGCGAGGTGCTGGACCCGCGCACGCTCGCCACGGTGGTGCTGGACGAGGCGGACCGGATGCTCGACATGGGCTTCCGCGAGGACATGGAGCGCATCCTCTCCGTCACCCCGGCGTCGCGGCAGACGGTGCTCTTCTCCGCGACGTTCCCCCCGGACATCGAGGCGCTCAGCCGCACCTTCCAGAAGAAGCCCGTGCGCGTGACGGTGGAGGAGGCGGCCGGCACGGCGCCGGACATCCGGCAGCTGCGCTACGACTGCGCGGTGGAGGAGAAGCCGGAGCTCCTGGTGCGCATCCTCCGGCAGTACCAGCCGGGCTCCGCCATCGTGTTCTGCAACCACAAGATTGAAGTCTCGAACGTGAAGAAGGCGCTCACCGAGGCGGGCATGAGCGCGGACGGCCTCCAGGGGGATTTGGAGCAGTTCGAGCGAGACCGGGTCATGGCGAAGTTCCGCAACGGGAGCACGCGGGTGCTCATCGCCACGGACGTCGCGGGGCGCGGCATCGACGTGGAGGCGCTGGACGCGGTCATCAACTTCGATTTGCCCCAGCAGCCGGAGCCCTACGTGCACCGCATCGGCCGCACGGGGCGGGCGGGCAGGGCGGGCCTGGCCATTGCCCTCATCACCCCTCGCGACACGCGCAGGCTGGACGACATCGAGCTCACCACCGGCGTGAAGCTGGAGCGCGCGGACCTGGAGGCCCTGCCGTCAGCGGACCCGCGCAACGCGGTGAAGCTGGAGGCCGCGTGGGAGACGCTCTGCATCTCCGCGGGCCGCAAGGACAAGATGCGGCCCGGAGACATCCTCGGGGCGCTGACGGGCGAGGCCGGAGGGCTGAGTGCCTCCGACGTGGGGAAGATCGAAATCCAGGACCGCCTGTCGTACGTCGCCGTCGCGAAGCGCGTCGCGAAGGTCGCGTTCCAGCGTCTGAGCGAGGGACGCATCAAGGGGCGCAAGGCCCGCATCGAGCGGGTGAAGTAG
- a CDS encoding cyclic nucleotide-binding domain-containing protein: MAGAAGGQGEGSGRINTPAEGALRAVRSLVELQETDRATQLYEELGAAQRERLRREAAQRPVKERRGLVEVLRRARDFLGAARLMDGDGEDATVADLYVQSGQYLEAAEAYLRANESERAAAAFERAGALERALDVYRTLGARESMAQCLVRLGRPFEAADLYRELGQAHAEVEALGGVKPEDSRYVDAVLRTSTLLDAEGFTHRALAVLADALSSSEEARADPALVTEKARLLRRMGMEAEAEAMLLRRAAGASAPAANGYRFLKAIPIFGELSLEDMKDLYRLARQVVIAPGTVLLEKGTQGTGLFVLLDGTVEVFTGPESDARQLNTLGPGEYLGEISLVQDASVSAHVRARTSVRALRISRTDFEHYLDTHEAAALRIYRLFTQNLAARVRALST; this comes from the coding sequence ATGGCTGGAGCGGCAGGTGGCCAGGGAGAAGGCAGCGGGCGCATCAACACGCCCGCCGAGGGGGCCTTGAGGGCGGTGCGGTCGCTGGTGGAATTGCAGGAGACGGACCGCGCAACGCAGCTCTACGAAGAACTGGGCGCCGCGCAGCGCGAGCGTCTGCGGCGCGAAGCCGCCCAGCGCCCCGTCAAGGAGCGGCGCGGGCTGGTGGAAGTCCTCCGGCGCGCGAGGGACTTCCTCGGCGCGGCCCGGTTGATGGACGGAGACGGCGAGGACGCCACCGTCGCGGACCTCTACGTCCAGAGCGGCCAGTACCTGGAGGCCGCCGAGGCGTACCTGCGTGCCAATGAGTCGGAGCGCGCCGCTGCCGCCTTCGAGCGCGCGGGCGCACTGGAGCGCGCGCTGGACGTGTACCGGACCCTGGGCGCGCGCGAGTCCATGGCGCAGTGCCTGGTCCGGCTGGGCCGGCCCTTCGAGGCGGCGGACCTCTACCGCGAACTGGGCCAGGCCCACGCGGAGGTGGAGGCGCTGGGCGGGGTGAAGCCGGAGGACTCGCGGTACGTGGATGCGGTGCTTCGCACCAGCACGCTGCTGGACGCGGAGGGCTTCACCCACCGCGCGCTCGCCGTGCTGGCGGATGCGCTGAGCAGCTCGGAGGAGGCGCGTGCCGACCCGGCCCTGGTGACTGAGAAGGCGCGCCTCTTGCGTCGCATGGGCATGGAGGCGGAAGCCGAGGCCATGTTGCTGCGCCGCGCCGCGGGTGCGTCCGCTCCGGCGGCCAATGGCTACCGCTTCCTCAAGGCCATCCCCATCTTCGGCGAGCTGTCGCTGGAGGACATGAAGGACCTCTACCGGCTGGCCCGGCAGGTCGTCATCGCCCCCGGCACGGTGCTGCTGGAGAAGGGCACGCAGGGCACGGGGCTCTTCGTGCTCCTGGACGGCACGGTGGAGGTCTTCACCGGCCCCGAGTCGGACGCCCGGCAGCTCAACACGCTGGGGCCCGGCGAGTACCTCGGGGAGATTTCCCTCGTGCAGGACGCGTCCGTGTCGGCGCACGTCCGCGCCCGCACGTCCGTGCGGGCGCTGCGCATCAGCCGCACCGACTTCGAGCACTACCTGGACACGCACGAAGCCGCCGCGCTGCGCATCTACCGGCTCTTCACGCAGAACCTCGCCGCACGTGTCCGCGCCCTGAGCACCTGA
- a CDS encoding MmcQ/YjbR family DNA-binding protein: protein MATRGKRSTARKGSKPGLTFDAVRELALALPGMEESTSYGTPSFKVRKKFIARLHPDGESLVLKVDPEAREVLTRAEPETFFITEHYAGYPEYLLVRLSKVRREMLAKLVEEAWRKSASRQHLEARAKQPR from the coding sequence ATGGCGACACGGGGCAAGCGGAGCACGGCGCGCAAGGGCAGCAAGCCGGGGCTGACGTTCGATGCGGTGCGCGAGCTGGCCCTGGCGCTGCCCGGCATGGAAGAGAGCACGTCCTACGGCACGCCCTCCTTCAAGGTGCGCAAGAAGTTCATCGCGCGACTCCACCCGGACGGAGAGTCCCTCGTCCTCAAGGTCGACCCGGAGGCCCGCGAGGTGCTCACCCGCGCCGAGCCGGAGACCTTCTTCATCACCGAACACTACGCCGGCTACCCCGAGTACCTGCTCGTCCGCCTCTCGAAGGTCCGCCGCGAAATGCTCGCGAAGCTCGTGGAGGAGGCCTGGCGGAAGTCCGCCTCCAGACAGCACCTGGAGGCGCGGGCGAAGCAACCCAGATGA
- a CDS encoding helix-turn-helix transcriptional regulator → MRSVPVPTVSLWRPPLLPDVQVVRVEDDTRLWSGHSIQYAITVTHAGAFDFWYRKRVWTHGPGRQLKLKEPGEVHRDVHVHAPVTAQSVAFAPRLVDEAARQLGLPSSPHLSVVLSRGTGRCEAAALALHTTLTRRSANRLECESLLTETLDALLTEYAERSPPEGCASHRPAALRARDCLHASFTENVGLDALASGVGLNRFHLLRVFRAEFGLPPHDYVTHLRVARARTLLSQGMAAGDVAAEVGLYDQSQLNRHFKRIVGLTPGQYARAVCQ, encoded by the coding sequence ATGCGGAGCGTCCCGGTCCCCACCGTTTCCCTCTGGCGCCCTCCCCTGCTGCCGGACGTGCAGGTGGTGCGCGTGGAGGACGACACGCGGCTGTGGTCCGGCCACTCCATCCAGTACGCCATCACCGTGACGCACGCGGGCGCCTTCGACTTCTGGTACCGCAAGCGCGTGTGGACGCATGGCCCGGGAAGGCAGCTCAAGCTCAAGGAGCCGGGTGAGGTCCACCGCGATGTCCACGTGCATGCCCCCGTCACGGCACAGTCCGTGGCCTTCGCGCCCCGACTGGTGGACGAGGCCGCGAGACAGCTCGGCCTCCCCTCCTCCCCCCACCTGAGTGTCGTTCTGAGCCGGGGCACGGGGCGCTGCGAGGCCGCGGCGCTGGCCCTGCACACGACACTCACGCGGCGCTCCGCCAACCGACTGGAGTGCGAGTCACTGCTGACGGAGACGCTCGACGCGCTGCTCACGGAGTATGCGGAGCGCTCGCCTCCGGAGGGGTGTGCTTCGCATCGGCCCGCGGCGCTGCGCGCACGGGACTGCCTGCACGCAAGCTTCACGGAGAACGTGGGCCTGGACGCGCTCGCCAGCGGCGTGGGCCTGAATCGCTTCCACCTGCTGCGCGTGTTCCGCGCGGAGTTCGGCCTGCCACCCCATGACTACGTCACGCACCTGCGCGTGGCGCGGGCCCGGACACTGCTGTCGCAGGGGATGGCGGCCGGAGATGTCGCCGCCGAGGTGGGCCTCTACGACCAGAGCCAGCTCAACCGGCACTTCAAGCGCATCGTCGGTCTCACTCCGGGACAATATGCCCGGGCCGTGTGCCAGTGA
- a CDS encoding metal-dependent hydrolase, producing MRGNPVVGSLLLASCLLAAPTLAQAPKPAEGAPQARPSGGPRLTWLGHAAFEIVSPGGTRLLIDPWLSENPKTPAAWKELTRFGREGDKPAAILVTHAHGDHAPDVPELARLSGALVVSTGEHLRAMKIPEAQQHSVNVGGSFRLGDVTVHAVPAMHSTDPGGRPLGYVVTFADGRSLYHTGDTWLFGDMALIQELYHPDIILLTTGGGRWGLDPKTAALAVKKYFRPSLIIPMHFGTFEPLAEEPEVRAAFPGDKRVRFLTPGQPTTL from the coding sequence ATGCGTGGCAATCCTGTTGTTGGTTCCCTGCTCCTGGCCTCATGCCTGCTCGCGGCCCCCACCCTCGCCCAGGCTCCGAAGCCGGCGGAGGGTGCCCCCCAGGCACGGCCCTCCGGTGGCCCTCGGCTGACGTGGCTCGGACACGCGGCCTTCGAGATCGTCTCTCCCGGAGGCACGCGACTGCTCATCGACCCGTGGCTCTCGGAGAACCCGAAGACTCCCGCCGCATGGAAGGAATTGACCCGCTTCGGCCGGGAGGGCGACAAGCCCGCGGCCATCCTGGTGACACACGCGCACGGAGACCACGCGCCCGACGTGCCCGAGCTGGCCCGGCTCAGCGGCGCGCTCGTCGTCAGCACCGGCGAGCACCTCCGGGCCATGAAGATTCCCGAGGCGCAGCAACACAGTGTCAACGTGGGCGGCTCGTTCCGTCTGGGTGACGTCACCGTGCACGCGGTGCCGGCGATGCACTCGACGGACCCGGGAGGCCGGCCGCTCGGCTACGTGGTGACGTTCGCCGACGGGCGCTCGCTGTACCACACGGGCGACACGTGGCTCTTCGGGGACATGGCCCTCATCCAGGAGCTGTACCACCCGGACATCATCCTGCTCACCACCGGTGGCGGTCGCTGGGGGTTGGATCCGAAGACGGCGGCGCTCGCCGTGAAGAAGTACTTCCGCCCGTCCCTCATCATCCCCATGCACTTCGGCACCTTCGAGCCGCTCGCGGAGGAGCCCGAGGTCCGCGCCGCCTTCCCCGGTGACAAGCGCGTGCGTTTCCTCACGCCCGGGCAGCCCACGACGCTCTGA
- a CDS encoding TetR/AcrR family transcriptional regulator: MARPRSGSKTPASSPEPDARERLITAGYRVLSERGYDAATVKEVAREAGVNQGLVHYYFGSKDALLLAVAKEARQKYIDELKRLRQETPHEQLAAASFAWGEKLLKETPEQFRVRYELFAMGLHNKELKPAVAEMLQCVGDEVALTVAAVRNGEGAKPEPLDYHYAAIVKACVDGLSLHHLLDESFDPAPVYALLSRIVLESQGITSGKKPPARKTKGQARRGKVPSPRRVASRKPRSR; the protein is encoded by the coding sequence ATGGCCCGTCCACGCAGTGGCTCGAAGACGCCTGCCTCCTCGCCGGAACCCGACGCCCGGGAGCGGCTCATCACCGCGGGGTACCGCGTGCTCTCCGAGCGCGGGTACGACGCGGCGACGGTGAAGGAGGTGGCGCGCGAGGCCGGCGTGAATCAGGGCCTGGTGCACTACTACTTCGGCAGCAAGGACGCGTTGCTGCTGGCCGTCGCGAAGGAGGCCCGCCAGAAGTACATCGACGAGCTGAAGCGCTTGCGCCAGGAGACGCCGCACGAGCAGCTCGCCGCCGCGAGCTTCGCGTGGGGCGAGAAGCTGCTGAAGGAGACGCCGGAGCAGTTCCGCGTGCGCTACGAGCTGTTCGCCATGGGGCTGCACAACAAGGAGTTGAAGCCCGCGGTGGCGGAGATGCTGCAATGCGTGGGCGACGAGGTGGCGCTCACCGTGGCGGCCGTCCGCAATGGCGAGGGGGCGAAGCCCGAGCCGCTGGACTACCACTACGCCGCCATCGTCAAGGCATGCGTGGACGGGCTGTCGCTGCACCACCTGCTGGACGAGAGCTTCGACCCCGCGCCCGTGTACGCGCTCTTGAGCCGCATCGTGCTGGAGAGCCAGGGGATTACGAGCGGGAAGAAGCCCCCGGCGCGCAAGACGAAGGGGCAGGCGCGGCGGGGGAAGGTGCCCTCACCGCGCCGGGTTGCTTCGCGCAAGCCGCGCTCCCGCTGA
- a CDS encoding alpha/beta hydrolase family protein — protein sequence MRTWVSKRRPLKEVSAALALAWSLLAGTGCDEDDTKPPDDSPSLPTHTRVDNASLDVLPGVNPNALDVSGTGNIEVALLGAEGLDVSDLDPAEATLWDAKEESKVQALGAATARDVDGDGRLDAVLTFSVPALKKAGVLTPETHRVVFRGRTRSGAALSAQDAVHDVHHVVVQLPTPTGPHAVGTLEQAWTDTSREESLTPEPGDWRELKVRLWYPAVARPQAQPAPYFLQPLEGELFATLGGLPPQVLGFVLAHAVRGASLPEGSERFPVLLLSHGYGSASALSSRVAEELASHGYVVAAISHPRSSSPLVFPDGRVVSDVVEISPADPALNRRVQDVWTADARFVLDQLVRLDEADDQGRFTGRLDLSRVGMFGHSFGGSTAGEACRTDARVKAGLNMDGTFFGDLDGEVRVPFLVMNSEEAAVDRSRARFFEHLRATGYAVSFQGAGHFSFTDLGLFLPLLRHYLPNTKAEAYQLGTLDGARASALTETYVLAFFDKHLRGHPAPLLDGPSAQAPEVELVVHAP from the coding sequence ATGCGTACGTGGGTGTCGAAACGTCGTCCCCTGAAGGAAGTCAGCGCGGCGCTCGCGCTCGCGTGGAGCCTGCTGGCCGGAACGGGTTGCGACGAAGACGACACGAAGCCTCCCGATGATTCGCCCTCCCTCCCGACGCACACCCGGGTCGACAACGCGTCCCTCGACGTGCTCCCCGGCGTGAATCCCAATGCCCTCGACGTGTCGGGCACGGGGAACATCGAGGTGGCGCTGCTCGGTGCCGAAGGGCTCGACGTGAGCGACCTGGACCCCGCGGAGGCGACGCTCTGGGACGCGAAGGAGGAGTCGAAGGTCCAGGCGCTCGGGGCCGCGACGGCGCGCGACGTGGACGGAGATGGCCGTCTCGACGCCGTGCTGACGTTCTCCGTTCCCGCGTTGAAGAAGGCGGGCGTGCTGACGCCGGAAACGCATCGGGTCGTCTTCCGGGGAAGGACGCGAAGCGGCGCGGCGCTCTCCGCACAGGACGCGGTGCATGACGTCCACCACGTCGTGGTGCAACTTCCCACGCCGACGGGCCCCCACGCGGTGGGCACGCTCGAACAGGCCTGGACCGACACCTCGCGCGAGGAGTCGCTGACGCCCGAGCCGGGTGACTGGCGCGAGCTGAAGGTGCGCCTCTGGTATCCGGCCGTGGCGCGGCCCCAGGCGCAGCCCGCGCCGTATTTCCTCCAACCGCTCGAAGGAGAGCTGTTCGCAACGCTGGGGGGACTGCCTCCCCAGGTCCTCGGCTTCGTCCTCGCGCACGCGGTGCGTGGCGCCTCCCTGCCCGAGGGCTCGGAGCGCTTCCCCGTGCTGCTGCTGTCGCACGGCTATGGCTCGGCGAGCGCGCTCAGCTCGCGCGTGGCCGAGGAGCTGGCCAGCCACGGGTACGTAGTGGCGGCCATCTCCCATCCGCGGAGCAGCAGCCCGCTCGTCTTCCCGGATGGCCGCGTGGTGAGTGACGTCGTCGAAATCTCTCCGGCGGACCCCGCGCTGAACCGGCGCGTGCAGGACGTCTGGACGGCGGATGCGCGGTTCGTGCTCGACCAGCTGGTGCGGCTCGATGAGGCGGATGACCAGGGGCGTTTCACCGGCCGGCTCGACCTCTCGCGCGTGGGGATGTTCGGCCACTCGTTCGGCGGCTCGACGGCGGGAGAGGCGTGCCGCACGGATGCGCGCGTCAAGGCGGGGCTCAACATGGATGGGACGTTCTTCGGCGACCTGGATGGCGAGGTCCGCGTCCCCTTCCTGGTGATGAACAGCGAGGAGGCCGCCGTCGACCGCAGCCGTGCCCGCTTCTTCGAGCACCTCCGCGCCACCGGCTATGCCGTGAGCTTCCAGGGCGCCGGGCACTTCTCCTTCACCGACCTGGGGCTCTTCCTGCCGCTGCTGCGGCACTACCTGCCGAACACGAAGGCCGAGGCCTACCAACTGGGGACGCTCGACGGAGCGCGCGCGTCCGCCCTCACGGAGACCTACGTGCTCGCCTTCTTCGACAAGCACCTGCGCGGGCACCCTGCCCCGCTGCTGGACGGCCCCTCCGCGCAGGCCCCGGAGGTGGAGCTCGTCGTCCACGCGCCTTGA
- a CDS encoding sigma 54-interacting transcriptional regulator, with translation MSALDRPRAPSSSPDAKGEPPWTQEAEEGGDEALHVTLPYEHARRAYDASTVRRFRLTVAEGPGAGTMWESTADTCSVGSHPLNDFTLDDPTVSRFHCEVRIGPRGPQVKDLDSLNGVIVDGVQVVEGVLRSGSLLRLGRVVLRFDFSAESNRLPLSESTRFGTLVGASVAMRGCFAMMERAAARDVTVLLEGETGTGKSQAALAIHQASRRRDAPFLVVDCGAIPAHLLESELFGHEKGAFTGALHRRVGAFEEAVGGTVFLDEIGELPAELQPKLLRVLENREIRRVGSNTHQPVDVRLIAATHRDVRAEVNAGRFRSDLFFRLAVLRISLPPLRQRPEDLPMLVEGILDLLGADRERTPALRTPDFIARLRHAAWPGNVRELRNYLERCLVFEEAVDLSEEEALHGGPPEVDPSQPYADQRRRMVDDFERRYLRALLEKHQGKVAQAAVTAGMDRVHLYRLLRRHGIKP, from the coding sequence ATGTCAGCACTGGATCGCCCCCGGGCCCCCTCCTCCTCGCCGGACGCGAAGGGCGAGCCCCCCTGGACGCAGGAGGCCGAGGAGGGCGGAGACGAAGCACTCCACGTGACGCTGCCGTACGAGCATGCCCGCCGGGCCTACGACGCCTCCACCGTGCGCCGCTTCCGGCTCACCGTGGCGGAGGGCCCCGGCGCGGGGACGATGTGGGAATCCACCGCGGACACGTGCTCGGTGGGCTCGCACCCTCTCAACGACTTCACGCTGGATGACCCCACCGTGTCGCGCTTCCACTGCGAGGTGCGCATCGGTCCGCGCGGGCCGCAGGTGAAGGACCTGGACAGCCTCAACGGCGTCATCGTGGACGGCGTGCAGGTGGTGGAGGGGGTGCTGCGCAGCGGCAGCCTGCTGCGGCTGGGGCGCGTGGTGCTGCGCTTCGACTTCAGCGCGGAGAGCAACCGGCTGCCCCTGTCGGAGAGCACGCGCTTCGGCACGCTGGTGGGCGCGTCGGTGGCCATGCGTGGCTGCTTCGCGATGATGGAGCGCGCGGCGGCACGCGACGTGACGGTGCTGCTGGAGGGCGAGACGGGCACGGGCAAGAGCCAGGCGGCCCTGGCCATCCACCAGGCCAGCCGCCGGCGCGACGCGCCCTTCCTGGTGGTGGACTGCGGCGCCATCCCCGCCCACCTGCTGGAGAGCGAGCTGTTCGGCCACGAGAAGGGCGCCTTCACCGGCGCGCTGCACCGCCGCGTGGGCGCCTTCGAGGAGGCCGTGGGCGGCACGGTGTTCCTGGACGAGATTGGCGAATTGCCCGCGGAGCTGCAGCCGAAGCTGTTGCGCGTGCTGGAGAACCGGGAGATTCGCCGCGTGGGCAGCAACACGCACCAGCCGGTGGACGTGCGCCTCATCGCCGCCACGCACCGCGACGTGCGCGCGGAGGTGAATGCGGGGCGCTTCCGCTCGGACCTGTTCTTCCGGCTGGCGGTGCTGCGCATCTCCCTGCCGCCCCTGCGCCAGCGGCCGGAGGACCTGCCCATGCTGGTGGAGGGCATCCTCGACTTGCTGGGCGCGGACCGCGAGCGGACCCCCGCGCTGCGCACGCCGGACTTCATCGCGCGGCTGCGGCACGCGGCGTGGCCGGGCAACGTGCGCGAGCTGCGCAACTACCTGGAGCGCTGCCTCGTCTTCGAGGAGGCGGTGGACCTCTCCGAGGAAGAGGCCCTGCACGGAGGTCCGCCCGAGGTGGACCCCTCGCAGCCCTACGCGGACCAGCGCCGCCGCATGGTGGATGACTTCGAGCGGCGCTACCTGCGGGCCCTGCTGGAGAAGCACCAGGGCAAGGTGGCCCAGGCCGCCGTCACCGCCGGCATGGACCGCGTCCACCTGTACCGTCTGCTGCGCAGGCACGGAATCAAGCCGTGA
- a CDS encoding serine/threonine-protein kinase gives MSGGEEPLYGEELGAGALVGHWVVERVHYRGPVSTLYRAKDIRTGAPAALKVLHPQSATATIALRRFRREAATLQRLSHPHIVEVLGHGELPDGRAFIAMEWLEGRDLAAELAARGPLSADEALEVLEQVGAALRAAHGAGVVHRDLKAQNVVRLSAKGEALHVKLVDFGVAKGLTPDAPGASTLTHTGVALGTPLSMAPEQIRGEPPDARTDLYAVGVLLFQLVTGQPPFLGATRHEVEEQHLHAPPPRPGERAPVPAALDAVVLRCLGKRREDRYPDVDALLEELRVAVRGGRAPARAGYAVALYAEARLTGAPDAVALERLDALLEQTGKAARDAGLDVKVEGSGCVLALAALPEDEARERALRERVLASALALVMDAGSPGAAGAVALAVTVHVANAGLLHLPGWVAESPGTGLVVTEAALKDLEPGFLTEPGDGRVTVRR, from the coding sequence GTGTCAGGCGGAGAAGAGCCACTCTACGGTGAGGAGCTGGGTGCCGGTGCCCTGGTCGGGCACTGGGTGGTGGAGCGCGTCCACTACCGCGGGCCCGTCTCCACGCTCTACCGCGCGAAGGACATCCGCACCGGTGCGCCCGCGGCCCTCAAGGTCCTGCACCCGCAGTCGGCCACGGCCACCATCGCGCTGCGCCGCTTCCGTCGCGAAGCGGCCACGCTCCAGCGGTTGAGCCACCCGCACATCGTCGAGGTGCTCGGTCACGGGGAGCTGCCGGATGGACGGGCCTTCATCGCCATGGAGTGGCTGGAGGGCAGGGACCTCGCGGCGGAGCTGGCCGCCAGAGGCCCGCTGTCCGCGGACGAGGCGCTGGAGGTGCTGGAGCAGGTGGGCGCCGCGCTGCGGGCCGCGCATGGAGCGGGCGTGGTGCACCGCGACTTGAAGGCGCAGAACGTGGTGCGCCTCTCCGCGAAGGGCGAGGCGCTCCACGTGAAGCTGGTGGACTTCGGCGTGGCCAAGGGGCTGACGCCCGACGCACCCGGAGCGTCCACGCTCACGCATACCGGCGTGGCGCTGGGTACGCCGCTGTCCATGGCGCCCGAGCAGATTCGCGGTGAGCCGCCCGATGCGCGCACGGACCTGTACGCGGTGGGCGTGCTCCTGTTCCAGCTCGTCACGGGACAGCCGCCGTTCCTGGGCGCCACGCGGCACGAGGTGGAGGAGCAGCACCTGCACGCGCCACCGCCGCGTCCCGGAGAGCGTGCGCCCGTGCCCGCGGCGCTGGATGCGGTGGTGCTGCGGTGTCTCGGCAAGCGGCGCGAGGACCGCTACCCGGACGTGGACGCGTTGCTGGAAGAGCTGCGCGTCGCGGTGCGCGGCGGGCGGGCGCCGGCGCGGGCGGGGTACGCGGTGGCGCTGTACGCGGAGGCCCGGCTCACGGGCGCACCGGACGCGGTGGCGCTGGAGCGGCTGGACGCACTGCTGGAGCAGACCGGGAAGGCGGCGCGGGACGCGGGGCTGGACGTGAAGGTGGAGGGGAGCGGCTGCGTGCTGGCCCTGGCCGCGCTGCCGGAGGACGAGGCCCGCGAGCGCGCCCTGCGCGAGCGGGTGCTGGCTTCAGCACTGGCGCTGGTGATGGACGCGGGCAGCCCGGGTGCGGCGGGCGCGGTGGCGCTGGCCGTCACCGTCCACGTGGCCAACGCGGGACTGCTGCACCTGCCCGGCTGGGTGGCGGAGTCGCCGGGCACGGGGCTCGTGGTCACCGAGGCGGCGTTGAAGGACCTGGAGCCGGGCTTCCTCACGGAGCCCGGCGACGGCAGGGTCACCGTGCGCCGCTGA